One Vibrio sp. 16 genomic window carries:
- the oxyR gene encoding DNA-binding transcriptional regulator OxyR, translating into MNIRDFEYLVALAEHKHFRKAAEACFVSQPTLSGQIRKLEDELGTALLERSSRRVLFTDAGLQLVDQAKRILSEVKTFKDMASGQAGEMVGPMHIGFIPTVGPYLLPRIVPMMKEQFPQLELFLHEAQTHQLVRQLEDGKLDCLVLASVAETAPFKEIEVFNEAMSVAVPCDHEWAALDEVDMLELNGRTVLALGDGHCLRDQALGFCFAAGAKDDERFKATSLETLRNMVAAGAGITLLPELSLPKEKQKDGVCYVRAINPVPSRSIVLVYRPGSPLRTRFEQLANAIKEQLASIESN; encoded by the coding sequence ATGAATATTCGCGACTTTGAGTACTTAGTAGCTTTAGCTGAACACAAACACTTCCGCAAGGCAGCTGAAGCGTGTTTTGTGAGTCAGCCAACGTTGAGTGGTCAAATTCGAAAACTCGAAGATGAGTTGGGGACCGCACTGTTAGAACGGAGCAGTCGCCGTGTCCTATTTACCGATGCAGGGTTGCAATTGGTCGACCAAGCTAAGCGTATTTTGTCGGAAGTGAAAACGTTTAAAGATATGGCCAGTGGGCAAGCGGGTGAAATGGTGGGTCCTATGCACATCGGATTTATTCCGACGGTTGGACCTTATTTGTTGCCAAGAATTGTCCCTATGATGAAAGAGCAGTTTCCACAGCTTGAACTTTTTCTTCATGAAGCGCAGACGCATCAGTTGGTTAGGCAGCTAGAAGATGGAAAACTGGATTGCCTTGTGCTGGCCTCTGTCGCAGAAACGGCACCCTTTAAAGAAATCGAAGTCTTCAATGAGGCAATGAGTGTTGCGGTGCCTTGCGATCATGAATGGGCGGCATTGGATGAGGTCGATATGCTTGAGCTCAATGGGCGCACGGTGTTAGCGCTGGGAGATGGTCACTGCTTGCGAGATCAGGCTTTGGGGTTCTGTTTTGCTGCTGGGGCAAAAGATGATGAGCGCTTTAAAGCGACGAGCCTAGAGACCTTACGCAATATGGTTGCAGCGGGAGCGGGGATTACGTTATTGCCCGAGCTCTCTTTGCCGAAAGAGAAACAAAAGGATGGAGTTTGCTACGTTCGTGCCATTAATCCTGTGCCGTCACGCAGTATTGTTCTGGTGTATCGACCTGGATCACCGCTTCGAACTCGTTTTGAGCAACTAGCGAACGCAATCAAAGAGCAACTGGCGAGTATTGAGTCTAATTAG
- a CDS encoding redoxin family protein, whose protein sequence is MFVSKEGQSVPQVTFPTRQGDAWVNVTTDDLFKDKTVIVFSLPGAFTPTCSSSHLPRYNELFPVFKEHGVDEILCLSVNDTFVMNAWKADQEAENITFIPDGNGDFTEGMGMLVDKNDLGFGKRSWRYSMLVKNGVVEKMFIEPNEPGDPFKVSDADTMLNYIAPDYKTQESITVFTKPGCPFCMKAKQNLIDHGLQYEEVILGKDATTVSLRAVTGRSTVPQVFIGGKHIGGSEELEAFLG, encoded by the coding sequence ATGTTCGTATCGAAAGAAGGTCAAAGCGTTCCACAAGTTACTTTCCCAACCCGTCAAGGTGACGCATGGGTTAACGTGACAACAGACGATCTGTTCAAAGACAAAACCGTTATTGTGTTTAGTTTACCCGGTGCTTTTACACCAACGTGTTCTTCAAGCCACCTGCCGCGTTACAACGAGTTGTTCCCTGTATTTAAGGAGCACGGCGTGGATGAGATCTTATGTCTGTCGGTGAATGACACCTTCGTGATGAATGCATGGAAAGCCGATCAAGAAGCCGAAAACATCACTTTCATTCCTGACGGCAACGGCGATTTTACCGAAGGTATGGGTATGCTAGTCGACAAAAATGATTTGGGCTTTGGTAAACGCTCATGGCGCTACAGCATGCTCGTGAAAAATGGCGTGGTTGAAAAAATGTTTATCGAGCCAAACGAGCCGGGCGACCCGTTCAAAGTATCAGATGCCGATACCATGCTGAACTACATCGCTCCAGATTACAAAACGCAAGAGTCCATTACGGTATTTACTAAGCCAGGTTGTCCTTTCTGTATGAAAGCGAAACAAAATCTGATTGACCACGGTCTTCAATATGAAGAAGTGATTCTTGGCAAAGATGCAACCACAGTGAGCTTGCGTGCTGTAACAGGTCGCTCAACCGTTCCTCAAGTCTTCATCGGTGGTAAACACATCGGTGGTAGTGAAGAACTAGAAGCGTTCCTAGGCTAA
- the argC gene encoding N-acetyl-gamma-glutamyl-phosphate reductase — protein MLKTTIIGASGYTGAELALMVHKHPRLTLSGLYVSANSVDAGKSISQLHPKLAGVISEPVQPLKDVTAAAKACDVVFLATAHEVSHDLAFQFLEQGCQVFDLSGAFRVKREGFYSEFYGFEHQYEHLLDKASYGLAEWNAQEIKQAQLVAVPGCYPTASQLAIKPLIEAQLLDTVQWPIINATSGVSGAGRKATLTNSFCEVSLQPYGVFNHRHQPEIASHLGRDVIFTPHLGNFKRGILATVTMKLASGATEQQVATAFAKAYEGKPAVRLLESTLPSIQNVENSPFCDIGWKVQGEHVIVVSAIDNLLKGASSQAMQCLNIHYGFPELTALI, from the coding sequence ATGCTGAAAACCACAATCATTGGCGCAAGCGGTTACACCGGTGCAGAGTTGGCGCTCATGGTGCACAAACACCCTCGACTTACGCTATCAGGTTTATATGTGTCCGCCAATAGTGTGGACGCTGGTAAGAGCATTTCACAGTTGCATCCAAAATTGGCTGGCGTAATCAGTGAACCTGTGCAGCCGCTTAAAGATGTGACAGCTGCAGCGAAGGCTTGTGATGTGGTGTTTTTAGCGACCGCACATGAAGTGAGCCACGATTTGGCGTTCCAGTTTTTAGAGCAAGGTTGTCAGGTATTTGACCTCTCGGGTGCGTTTCGCGTGAAAAGAGAGGGCTTCTACAGCGAGTTTTATGGCTTTGAGCATCAGTATGAGCACTTACTTGATAAGGCATCGTACGGATTGGCAGAGTGGAACGCGCAAGAGATTAAACAAGCACAGCTCGTTGCCGTTCCTGGTTGTTACCCGACGGCATCTCAACTGGCTATCAAACCACTTATCGAAGCACAACTGCTTGATACGGTGCAATGGCCAATTATTAACGCCACGAGTGGTGTTTCAGGTGCAGGGAGAAAGGCGACATTAACCAACAGCTTCTGCGAAGTGAGTTTACAGCCCTACGGCGTGTTCAATCATCGCCATCAGCCAGAAATCGCAAGCCACTTGGGTCGCGACGTAATTTTTACGCCACATTTGGGCAATTTTAAACGCGGCATTTTGGCCACGGTAACAATGAAGTTGGCCAGTGGTGCAACGGAACAACAGGTTGCGACTGCATTTGCAAAAGCATACGAGGGTAAACCTGCAGTACGTCTTCTCGAATCGACACTGCCCTCAATCCAAAATGTAGAGAATTCACCTTTCTGCGATATCGGCTGGAAGGTTCAGGGTGAGCACGTCATCGTTGTTTCAGCGATAGACAACTTACTCAAAGGCGCATCGAGTCAAGCGATGCAATGTTTAAACATCCACTACGGATTTCCAGAGTTAACTGCCCTTATTTAG
- a CDS encoding argininosuccinate synthase: MSKVQVNKVVVAYSGGLDTSVIIPWLKENYDCEVVAFVADVGQGEEELAGIEEKAKASGASECYIADLKEEMVADYIYPTLKTGAYYEGKYLLGTSMARPIIAKAQVEVARKVGADALCHGCTGKGNDQVRFEGAFAALAPDLHVIAPWREWDLVSREECLDYLAERNIPCTASLTKIYSRDANAWHISTEGGVLEDTWNAPNEDCWAWTVDPEQAPNEAEYVSLKVEKGEVVGVDGEQMTPYNALVYLNEKGAKHGIGRIDIVENRLVGMKSRGCYETPGGTIMMEALRAVEQLVLDKTSFEFREELGVKASHLVYDGRWFTPLCKSILAASEELAQDVNGEVVVKLYKGQATVTQKRSDNSLYCEEFATFGEDEVYDQSHAEGFIRLYSLSSRIRALKNQK; this comes from the coding sequence ATGAGCAAAGTTCAAGTTAATAAAGTTGTTGTCGCATACTCTGGCGGTCTGGATACATCAGTGATCATCCCTTGGCTGAAAGAGAACTACGATTGTGAAGTAGTAGCCTTTGTTGCCGATGTTGGTCAGGGCGAAGAAGAGCTTGCTGGCATTGAAGAAAAAGCGAAAGCGTCTGGCGCCTCTGAATGTTATATCGCGGACCTAAAAGAAGAGATGGTCGCGGATTACATTTACCCAACACTGAAAACGGGCGCCTACTACGAAGGGAAATACCTGCTTGGTACCTCTATGGCTCGTCCAATCATCGCTAAAGCTCAGGTTGAAGTTGCACGTAAAGTGGGCGCTGATGCCCTATGTCATGGTTGTACGGGCAAAGGTAACGACCAAGTCCGCTTCGAAGGCGCTTTTGCGGCACTTGCACCAGACCTACACGTTATCGCACCTTGGCGTGAATGGGACCTAGTGAGCCGTGAAGAGTGTCTCGACTATTTGGCTGAGCGTAATATCCCTTGTACCGCATCGTTAACGAAAATTTATTCACGTGATGCAAACGCATGGCATATCTCTACAGAAGGTGGCGTACTAGAAGATACATGGAATGCACCAAACGAAGATTGCTGGGCTTGGACTGTGGATCCAGAACAAGCTCCCAACGAAGCTGAGTACGTATCGCTAAAAGTAGAAAAAGGTGAAGTCGTTGGAGTCGATGGTGAGCAGATGACGCCATACAACGCACTGGTTTACTTAAACGAGAAAGGGGCGAAACACGGTATTGGCCGTATTGATATCGTTGAAAACCGTTTAGTGGGGATGAAGTCTCGCGGCTGTTACGAAACGCCAGGAGGCACCATCATGATGGAAGCCCTGCGTGCCGTTGAACAGCTTGTTTTGGATAAAACGTCCTTTGAGTTCCGTGAAGAGTTGGGCGTCAAAGCTTCTCATCTTGTTTATGATGGTCGTTGGTTCACGCCACTGTGTAAATCTATCCTAGCGGCGTCAGAAGAGTTGGCGCAAGATGTGAACGGTGAAGTGGTTGTGAAGCTATACAAAGGCCAAGCAACCGTGACTCAGAAGCGTTCTGACAACAGCTTGTACTGTGAAGAGTTTGCTACCTTTGGTGAAGATGAAGTGTATGACCAAAGTCACGCAGAAGGCTTCATCCGCCTCTACTCGCTCTCGAGCCGTATCAGAGCTCTGAAAAATCAGAAGTAA
- the argB gene encoding acetylglutamate kinase, whose amino-acid sequence MTDNKQTPLVIKLGGAALSCTETLSQVFGAIANYQKQAQRRIVIVHGGGYLVDDLMAQLQLKTVKKEGLRVTPYEQIPVIAGALAGTANKMLQGQAIKDGLNAVGLSLADGGLCKVEELDPELGAVGKATPGDSSVLQAVLETGALPIISSIGLTAQGQMMNVNADQAAVAVAGALDAELVLLSDVSGVLDGKGHLIKSLNAQEAQSLIQGHVITDGMIVKVNAALEAANDLGRPIEVATWRYPEKLVELFAGQSIGTQFLPKQ is encoded by the coding sequence ATGACAGATAACAAACAAACTCCATTAGTGATCAAATTAGGCGGTGCTGCACTGTCTTGTACTGAGACTCTTAGCCAGGTATTTGGTGCGATAGCCAATTATCAAAAGCAGGCTCAGCGACGAATTGTGATCGTCCACGGAGGAGGTTATCTGGTGGACGATCTAATGGCTCAACTGCAACTAAAAACCGTGAAGAAAGAGGGGCTGCGCGTTACACCGTACGAGCAGATCCCAGTTATCGCAGGCGCTTTGGCCGGTACCGCAAATAAGATGCTACAGGGTCAAGCGATCAAAGATGGGTTGAACGCAGTAGGCTTAAGCCTCGCAGATGGCGGCTTGTGCAAAGTAGAAGAGTTGGACCCTGAGTTGGGTGCGGTGGGCAAAGCGACACCGGGTGACTCATCAGTACTGCAAGCCGTTTTAGAAACAGGGGCATTGCCGATCATTAGCTCAATTGGCCTGACGGCGCAGGGGCAAATGATGAATGTGAATGCTGACCAAGCGGCTGTCGCGGTGGCTGGTGCGTTGGATGCAGAGTTGGTGCTGCTATCGGATGTGAGCGGTGTGCTCGACGGTAAAGGCCACTTGATTAAGAGTTTAAACGCGCAAGAAGCTCAAAGCTTGATTCAGGGGCACGTCATTACTGACGGGATGATCGTTAAGGTAAACGCTGCGCTAGAAGCCGCCAATGACTTAGGTCGTCCAATTGAAGTTGCCACTTGGCGCTACCCTGAAAAATTGGTCGAGTTGTTTGCAGGCCAAAGTATTGGAACTCAGTTTCTGCCAAAGCAGTAA
- a CDS encoding DUF3624 domain-containing protein, which translates to MTCPYCKDNWFWQKIGRCKRCMDQLTVLSVLCWIAWWFLFKDNPKSIESIALLMAGFAFNALLALHLWMRFVIIPWQGRNKNKR; encoded by the coding sequence ATGACATGCCCATACTGCAAAGATAACTGGTTCTGGCAAAAGATTGGTCGTTGTAAACGCTGCATGGATCAACTCACCGTGCTGTCTGTTTTATGCTGGATCGCCTGGTGGTTTTTGTTCAAAGACAACCCAAAAAGTATTGAGTCCATTGCGCTACTTATGGCGGGCTTTGCATTCAATGCACTTCTCGCCCTTCACCTTTGGATGCGCTTTGTGATCATTCCTTGGCAGGGGCGCAATAAAAACAAACGGTAG
- the argH gene encoding argininosuccinate lyase — translation MALWGGRFTQAADTRFKDFNDSLRFDYRLAEQDIVGSIAWSKALLSVNVLTEEEQQKLELALNELKLEVMEDPNQILRSDAEDIHSWVEQQLISKVGDLGKKLHTGRSRNDQVATDLKLWCRQQGQQLLIALDRLQSQMVSVAKVHQDTVLPGYTHLQRAQPVTFAHWCLAYVEMFERDYSRLNDAIHRLDTCPLGSGALAGTAYPMDREELAHSLGFRRATRNSLDSVSDRDHVMELMSIASISMLHLSRLAEDMIFYNSGESNFIELADTVTSGSSLMPQKKNPDALELIRGKTGRVYGALAGMMMTVKALPLAYNKDMQEDKEGLFDALDTWNDCMEMAALCFDGIKVNGERTLEAAKQGYANATELADYLVAKGIPFREAHHIVGVAVVGAIAKGCALEELSIAELKEFSDVIEEDVYDILTIESCLEKRSALGGVSPKQVAHAVEQAESRLTQRDTSTVKVRPARLTDIEALEGMVTHWANMGENLPRSRNELVRDIGSFAVAEHHGEVTGCASLYVYDSGLAEVRSLGVEAGWQGQGQGSAIVQYLVEKARQMAIKKVFVLTRTPEFFMKQNFLPTSKSLLPEKVLKDCEQCPRQHACDEVALEVNLVEKSIARANVA, via the coding sequence ATGGCATTATGGGGCGGAAGATTTACCCAAGCGGCAGATACGAGATTTAAAGATTTTAATGACTCATTGCGCTTTGATTACCGACTAGCTGAGCAAGATATTGTCGGCTCTATTGCTTGGTCCAAGGCTTTGCTTTCCGTTAACGTCTTAACAGAAGAAGAGCAACAGAAGCTTGAGTTAGCTTTGAATGAACTCAAGCTTGAAGTGATGGAAGATCCGAATCAGATCCTTCGCTCAGATGCGGAAGACATTCACTCTTGGGTTGAACAGCAACTGATCAGCAAAGTGGGTGATTTAGGTAAAAAACTCCACACAGGGCGTTCGCGTAATGATCAAGTGGCGACCGATCTCAAGCTCTGGTGTCGTCAGCAAGGTCAGCAATTGCTTATTGCGCTTGATCGTTTGCAATCGCAAATGGTATCCGTGGCGAAAGTACACCAAGACACGGTGTTGCCTGGCTATACGCACTTGCAACGTGCTCAACCGGTCACTTTTGCGCATTGGTGTTTAGCTTACGTTGAGATGTTTGAGCGTGATTACTCTCGTCTAAATGATGCCATTCATCGTCTTGACACTTGCCCACTTGGTTCTGGCGCATTGGCTGGTACCGCATACCCAATGGATCGTGAAGAACTTGCCCATAGTTTAGGCTTCCGCCGTGCAACACGTAACTCGCTTGATTCAGTTTCGGACCGTGATCATGTGATGGAACTGATGTCGATTGCGTCGATCTCCATGCTGCACCTTTCGCGTCTTGCTGAAGATATGATTTTCTACAACTCGGGTGAGTCGAACTTCATCGAACTGGCTGATACCGTCACGTCTGGTTCGTCATTGATGCCACAGAAGAAAAACCCAGATGCCCTTGAGCTGATTCGTGGTAAGACTGGTCGCGTCTACGGCGCCCTAGCTGGAATGATGATGACAGTGAAGGCGTTGCCGCTCGCATACAACAAAGATATGCAGGAAGACAAAGAGGGCTTATTTGACGCACTCGATACATGGAATGACTGTATGGAAATGGCAGCGCTCTGTTTTGATGGTATTAAAGTCAATGGTGAGCGTACGCTAGAGGCGGCGAAACAAGGCTACGCGAACGCGACTGAACTGGCTGACTACCTTGTAGCGAAAGGAATTCCATTCCGTGAGGCGCACCATATTGTTGGGGTTGCGGTTGTCGGAGCGATTGCTAAAGGCTGCGCACTAGAAGAGCTCTCTATCGCTGAACTGAAAGAGTTTTCAGATGTGATTGAAGAAGATGTGTACGACATCTTAACCATTGAATCTTGTCTCGAGAAGCGCAGCGCATTGGGAGGGGTCTCTCCAAAACAAGTCGCACATGCGGTTGAGCAAGCGGAATCGCGTTTAACTCAACGTGACACTTCGACAGTCAAAGTACGCCCTGCACGTTTAACCGACATTGAAGCGCTTGAAGGCATGGTAACGCATTGGGCGAACATGGGAGAAAACTTACCACGCTCTCGTAATGAGTTGGTGCGCGACATTGGTTCATTTGCGGTTGCGGAGCATCACGGTGAAGTGACAGGTTGTGCCTCTTTGTATGTGTATGATTCAGGCTTAGCCGAAGTGCGTTCACTGGGTGTCGAAGCGGGTTGGCAAGGTCAGGGACAAGGCAGTGCTATTGTGCAGTATTTGGTAGAAAAAGCGCGTCAGATGGCGATCAAAAAAGTCTTTGTGCTGACTCGTACGCCAGAATTCTTTATGAAGCAAAACTTCCTACCGACCTCGAAGTCACTATTGCCGGAAAAAGTGCTCAAAGATTGCGAGCAGTGTCCACGTCAACATGCGTGTGATGAAGTCGCATTAGAAGTTAACTTAGTCGAGAAATCCATTGCTCGTGCCAATGTGGCATAA
- the argE gene encoding acetylornithine deacetylase, which yields MQLPSFKEVYQGLISTSSISSTDPSWDEGNAQVIEKLAGWLKDVGFQVELTEVESGKYNLIAKKGAGEGGLLLAGHSDTVPFDEGRWNFDPHALTEANNRFYGLGTADMKGYFAFIIEAVKKVDWSKQTKPLYILATCDEETTMLGARHFTDNAPFKPDYCIIGEPTSLVPIRGHKGHVANAVRVTGKSGHSSDPALGVNAIEIMHEVLFALMQLRDKLIKEYHHPGFAIPSPTLNLGHIHGGDSANRICGCCELHYDVRPLPGISLDGLDNMLRGALKEVEAKWPGRIGITPLHEPIPGYECQHDHPFIGGVEEICGMSSETVNYCTEAPFLQQLCPTLVLGPGSIDQAHQPDEFLAFEFIDPTIDVLSKAMYRYCFD from the coding sequence ATGCAATTGCCGAGTTTCAAAGAGGTCTATCAGGGCCTAATTTCTACCTCTTCTATTAGCTCGACCGACCCGAGTTGGGATGAAGGTAATGCGCAAGTCATTGAGAAACTTGCAGGATGGTTGAAAGACGTTGGATTCCAAGTCGAACTGACGGAAGTGGAATCAGGGAAGTACAACCTCATCGCTAAAAAAGGCGCAGGTGAGGGAGGGCTGCTACTCGCCGGTCACAGTGATACCGTCCCCTTTGACGAGGGACGATGGAACTTTGACCCGCACGCGTTGACCGAAGCAAACAATCGCTTTTACGGGCTAGGCACCGCCGATATGAAAGGCTACTTCGCTTTTATTATTGAGGCGGTCAAGAAAGTCGATTGGAGCAAACAGACGAAGCCGCTGTACATCTTAGCCACCTGCGATGAAGAGACGACGATGCTCGGTGCACGCCACTTTACTGACAATGCTCCGTTTAAACCGGATTACTGCATTATTGGTGAGCCCACCAGCTTAGTACCGATTCGCGGCCATAAAGGCCATGTTGCTAATGCCGTGCGCGTCACTGGCAAATCCGGTCATTCATCTGATCCCGCTTTGGGAGTGAACGCCATTGAGATCATGCATGAAGTCTTGTTTGCATTAATGCAGCTGCGAGACAAGCTGATCAAGGAATATCATCACCCAGGCTTTGCCATTCCAAGCCCAACACTCAACTTAGGCCATATTCACGGTGGGGACAGCGCCAACCGCATCTGTGGCTGCTGCGAGCTGCATTATGATGTCCGCCCCCTACCTGGAATCAGTTTGGATGGCTTAGACAATATGCTGCGCGGCGCGCTCAAAGAGGTCGAAGCCAAATGGCCAGGGCGAATTGGCATCACCCCACTGCATGAGCCTATCCCTGGTTACGAATGTCAGCACGACCATCCCTTTATTGGTGGTGTCGAAGAGATCTGTGGCATGAGCTCAGAAACCGTCAACTACTGCACCGAGGCGCCTTTCTTGCAGCAGCTTTGCCCGACACTCGTACTCGGACCGGGGTCCATTGATCAAGCGCATCAGCCAGATGAGTTCTTGGCATTCGAATTTATTGACCCGACCATCGATGTCCTATCCAAAGCCATGTACCGTTATTGCTTTGACTAA
- a CDS encoding RidA family protein, which translates to MIERQHTKQRMSRIVKHNGTIYLCGQVCADATQGITEQTQTMLDKVEQLLIEAGSDKEHMLSATIYLKDMQDFQAMNAVWDAWVPEGYAPARACVTGDMAREALLVEISVIAAEK; encoded by the coding sequence ATGATCGAGCGCCAACACACGAAACAACGTATGAGCCGAATTGTGAAGCACAATGGCACCATCTATCTATGTGGTCAGGTGTGCGCAGATGCAACACAAGGTATTACCGAGCAAACGCAGACTATGCTCGATAAAGTCGAACAACTATTGATTGAAGCGGGCAGCGATAAAGAACACATGTTGTCGGCGACCATTTACCTCAAAGACATGCAAGATTTCCAAGCGATGAATGCTGTTTGGGATGCATGGGTACCAGAGGGGTATGCACCAGCGCGAGCTTGTGTAACGGGGGATATGGCGCGTGAGGCGTTATTAGTTGAGATCTCAGTGATTGCCGCAGAAAAATAA
- a CDS encoding dihydrolipoyl dehydrogenase, giving the protein MKQLNVDVAIIGGGTAGLGAYRAAKAHTDSVVMIEGGPYGTTCARVGCMPSKLLIAAAESVHQIEKAPGFGVYPQGDITINGREVMDRVKRERDRFVGFVLEGVDEIPAQDKLQGYATFLDDNTLMVDDHTQVNAKRIVIATGSRPAYPAVWNELGDRLVINDDVFDWDDLPESVAVFGPGVIGLELGQALHRLGVNVKLFGLGGQVGPLTDPEVMAYADQAFKQEFYLDADVKVESMKRIEGEDKVEIQFINHDGELESFIVDYVLAATGRRPNVDKLAIENTNIELDERGVPTADHYTLQTSVESIFIAGDASNQIPLLHEAADQGRIAGDNAGRFPDIRAGLRRSPISAVFSDPQIAMVGETYKQLTTRLGNCGCFATGEVSFENQGRSRVMLRNKGILHVYGEQGTGRFLGAEMIGPNAEHLAHLLAWAHQNRMTVSEMLDMPFYHPVIEEGVRTALRDLNAKLHLGPEMIKHCLDCGPGC; this is encoded by the coding sequence ATGAAACAGTTAAACGTTGATGTTGCCATTATTGGTGGTGGTACAGCTGGTCTTGGTGCATACCGCGCGGCCAAAGCGCACACGGACAGTGTTGTGATGATTGAAGGTGGTCCATATGGCACCACGTGTGCTCGCGTGGGTTGCATGCCTTCAAAGCTGCTTATCGCAGCAGCGGAAAGTGTCCACCAAATCGAAAAGGCTCCAGGCTTTGGCGTTTACCCGCAAGGTGATATCACCATCAACGGACGTGAAGTAATGGATCGTGTGAAACGCGAACGCGACCGCTTCGTTGGCTTTGTGCTTGAAGGCGTTGATGAAATACCCGCTCAGGATAAGCTCCAAGGCTACGCGACTTTCCTTGATGACAATACACTCATGGTGGATGACCACACTCAGGTTAACGCTAAGCGAATCGTGATTGCGACGGGTTCTCGACCCGCATATCCAGCCGTGTGGAACGAACTGGGCGATCGACTTGTGATCAATGATGATGTGTTTGACTGGGATGACCTACCTGAATCAGTGGCGGTATTTGGTCCAGGTGTTATTGGCCTTGAGCTTGGTCAAGCGCTGCACCGCTTGGGAGTCAACGTGAAGTTGTTTGGCTTGGGAGGTCAAGTAGGCCCGCTCACAGACCCAGAGGTTATGGCGTACGCCGATCAAGCGTTCAAACAAGAGTTCTACTTAGATGCGGACGTGAAAGTCGAGAGCATGAAACGTATTGAAGGCGAAGACAAAGTTGAAATTCAGTTTATCAATCACGATGGTGAACTTGAGAGTTTTATTGTTGATTACGTCTTGGCGGCCACTGGACGTAGACCGAATGTCGATAAGCTAGCGATTGAAAACACCAACATTGAGTTAGATGAACGCGGTGTGCCGACCGCTGATCACTACACGCTTCAAACGTCAGTAGAAAGCATTTTTATCGCAGGTGACGCGAGTAACCAAATTCCATTGCTTCACGAAGCCGCAGATCAAGGTCGTATCGCGGGCGACAATGCAGGCCGTTTTCCCGATATTCGAGCGGGACTGCGTCGCTCTCCGATTTCAGCGGTCTTCTCTGATCCACAAATTGCGATGGTCGGTGAAACCTATAAGCAGTTAACAACACGTTTAGGCAATTGTGGCTGTTTTGCGACGGGTGAAGTTTCTTTTGAGAACCAAGGCCGCTCGCGAGTCATGCTACGCAACAAAGGTATCTTGCATGTCTATGGCGAACAAGGTACTGGACGTTTCCTTGGCGCAGAAATGATAGGACCCAATGCCGAGCATCTCGCTCACTTGCTTGCTTGGGCACATCAAAACCGAATGACAGTGTCAGAAATGTTGGATATGCCTTTCTATCACCCTGTTATCGAAGAAGGCGTTCGAACAGCCTTACGCGATCTCAACGCGAAACTGCATCTTGGCCCAGAGATGATCAAACACTGCCTAGATTGTGGTCCTGGTTGTTAA